The region GCAGCAGGCAAAACACCAAAACAGCGACAACAGCGCTTCGATAGCGCCCCCAAAGATCGGCCAGGGAAAAAAACGGCGGCGCATCGAAAGGCGGCGCACGCATCCGGTGCAAAACCTCCTCCACCGGGCCATAGTCGGCGGGAATGGTAAACCCCTCGATCCCCAGAGCGTGCGCCAGCTCTGTGTGCTCCCCAAGGGTCAACAAGGCCACCGTCAACCGCCGGGCCCGGTCGGCCTCCAAACCGGGCCGCACCGCCACGGGCCACTCGGGATACAGCCGGGTCGAGGTCGCGTGCGGAAAAAACGGCTCCTCCTGGCGATGCAACACCCGCACTGAGGCCGGGTCGAGCGTCCCTTTGGCCACCATGGCTTCCATCTCGCTGGTGTGCACAAAGGCGACATCGACGCGCCCCTCAAGCAGAGCCTCCACGGCCCTGTCATGGGGCATGCCGGTGACCAGGATCTGCTCGCCCTGGGGGATGGGTACCCCGGCGGCCAGCAGTTCGAAGGCTTGCACCTGGAAGCTCCCCAAGGACTCCACGGACGGCGTAGCCACCCGCTTGCCGACGAGATCGGACAAGGTCGTGATCTGGGGGTCGTCGGCGCGCCCCAAGATAACCCCGCCAAACGAACTCAGGGCCTTTTCCCCCTCGCGGACCACCTTGGTGGCCACGGGGGCCGACACGGCAGAGCGGGCTTTCAAAACGCTGTAATGGGATGGATTGGTGATCACCACGTCAAGGGCCACGGCGCTCACCGCCGCGTTCATCTCCGGGGTGCCATAGGCCTCCACCACGACGGAGCCCCCCAGGGCCTCTTGCAGATACTGGGCCAAGGGCTGCCACTGAGCCCGCGTTCTGGCCACATCACGACAGGCCAGCAGCCCCACCCGCAACGGCTCGTCGGCCTGAACGGCGCCAAGGCCGGTCAAAAACACAAAGAGCACGACCAGGATCTTGTTCACGGCATCGCTCCTGTCCCCGTCCAGTGCTTGGGGACCCGGCGTCCGGTTTCGACCGCCCTCGCCAGTCCCCCCGGGGACCCCGGGACGGGGGAGAGAGCGGGCCACTCCCTCCCTCGTGTGTCTTCAAGATGACACTCCTTGAGACTTTTGGCAAATGGGGCTGCCGCTTAAGCCAGCGCGCCGTGGCAGTGCTTGTACTTTTTGCCCGAACCGCAAGGGCAAGGCTCGTTGCGCGAGACCGGCCCCCAGGTTTCGGGGCGCTGGGGATCGATGGGGTGACCGGTCACGCTCATGGCGACGGGGCCGGTCGCCGAGGTCGGGATCGGGGGCTCGGTCTGGGCCTGGGGCGGCGGCTCGAAGTTGAGCTGAACGTTGCACAACACCGCCGTGACCCGCTCGCGCAGTTCGGACAGCATAGCCTGGAACAGCGAGAAGGCTTCCGACTTGTATTCGTTGAGCGGGTCGCGCTGGCCGTAGGCGCGCAAGGAAATGCCTTGGCGCAGGTGCTCCAGGTGCAGCAGATGTTCCTTCCACACGCCATCCAGGATTTGCAGCAGCAGGCTCTTTTCGACCATACGAATGACCGACGCGCCATAGAGGGCGACGCGCTCGGCCATGTGGGCGTCGGCGGCCTCGACCAGACGGGCGCACACCTCGTCGGTGGCGATGCCTTCCTCGTGGGCCCAGTCGGCCAGCGGCACCGACAAGCCCAAGATCCGCTCGACCTTTTCGGCCAGCCCCTCGACATCCCACTGCTCGGGCATGGCTTTGTGGGGCATGGCGGCCAGCACCATGTCCTCGATGACTTCGTGGCGCATGGCGGACACGGTCTCGCTCACGTCCTCGACGATCATCAGATCGCGGCGCTGTTCGTAGACGACCTTGCGCTGGTCGTTCATGACGTCGTCGAACTTGAGCAGGTTCTTGCGGATCTCGAAGTTGCGCGCTTCGACTTTTTGCTGGGCTTTTTCCAGGGCTTTGTTGACCCAGGGGTGGACGATGGCCTCGCCATCCTTCAAGCCCAGCTTGCGCAGCATGCCGTCCATGCGGTCGGTGCCGAAAATACGCATCAGGTCGTCTTCCAGCGACAGGAAGAAGCTGGTAGCGCCCGGGTCGCCCTGACGGCCCGAGCGGCCGCGCAACTGGTTGTCGATGCGGCGGCTTTCGTGGCGCTCGGTGCCGATGACATAGAGACCGCCCGCGTTCAGGGCCTGGGTCTTTTTGGCTTCGATATCAACGCGCAGGGCAGCGATGCGCGCGTTGCGCTCCTCTTCGGGCAGGTCGGCCGGGATTTCGCGCTGGACCCGCATGTCCAGATTGCCGCCGAGCTGGATGTCGGTGCCACGGCCGGCCATGTTGGTGGCGATGGTCACGGCGCCCGGCACGCCGGCTTGGGCCACGATGAAGGCTTCTTGTTCGTGGTAGCGGGCGTTAAGCACCTGGGGCTTGATGGTGGTGTGCTTGCGCAACAACTCGGCCAGCATCTCGGACTTTTCGATGGACGTGGTCCCCACCAGAACCGGCTGACCGCGCTTGTGGCACTCGTCGATCAAGGTCACGATGGCGTCGTACTTTTCCTTGGCCGTGCGATAGACCTCGTCGTCGTGGTCCTTGCGCTTGACCGGACGGTTGGTGGGAATATCCACCACGCTCAGGCCATAAATCTCCTGGAACTCGGGGGCCTCGGTCATGGCCGTGCCGGTCATGCCGGCCAGACGGGGATACATGCGAAAGTAATTCTGGAAGGTGATCGAGGCCAGGGTCTGGTTCTCGGGGCGAATATCGACGTTTTCCTTGGCTTCCAGGGCTTGGTGCAAGCCATCGGAGAAGCGCCGGCCCTCCATGGCGCGGCCGGTGAACTCATCAATGATGATGACCTTGCCGCTTCGCACCATGTAGTGCACATCGCGGTCAAAGAGCTTGTGGGCGCGCAAGGCCTGGGTGGCGTGGTGCAAGGCCGTGACGTTGCGGGCATCGTAGAGGCTGCCCTCGACCAGCAAGCCGGTTTCTTGCAGCAAGGTCTCGATATGCTCGGAGCCTTCGTCGGTAAACGTAACGGCGCGGGCCTTTTCGTCCACCTCGTAGTCGTCGGGCACCAAGTGGGGGATCAGTTTATCGACGGCGCGGTAAAGAGCCGAGCTGTCCTCGGCTTGTCCCGAAATGATCAAGGGGGTGCGCGCCTCGTCGATCAAGATGGAATCCACCTCGTCCACGATGGCATAAGAGAAGGGCCGCTGGACCATATCCTCCAGGCGGTGCTTCATGTTGTCGCGCAGGTAGTCGAAGCCCAACTCGTTGTTGGTGCCGTAGGTCACGTCGCAGGCATAGGCCGCCTGGCGCTGGGCATCGTCCATCTCATTGACAATGACCCCGACACTGAGCCCCAAGAAGCGGTAGACTTGGCCCATCCACTCGGCGTCGCGCTTGGCCAGATAGTCGTTGACCGTCACCACGTGCACGCCCCGGCCGGTCAAGGCATTCAGGTACACAGGCAAGGTCGCGACCAGGGTTTTGCCTTCGCCGGTGCGCATCTCGGCAATGCGGCCTTGATGCAGCACGATCCCGCCCATCAACTGCACATCGAAATGGCGTTGACCCAAGGTCCGCTTGGCGGCCTCGCGCACGGTGGCGAAGGCTTCGGGCAACAGGGCCTCCAAAGACTCGCCATCGGCAAGGCGGTCCTTGAACCAGCCGGTGCGCGCACGCAATTCCTCGTCGCTCAGTCTCTCCACCTCTGGCTCCAGAGCCGAGATGGCCGCGACGGTCTTGGTCAGACCCTTGATGGTCCGGTCATTCGCGGTTCCGAAAAGCCGCCGGGCAATGGCGCCGAACATGGAAATCCTCGAGGTTGCGGGAAAGGTGGCGGGCGGACGAGCCCACGGCTCCCGACGACACCGGGAACCGGGATGGAACAGATAAGCGCCGTCCTTCGTCCTGTCAACGCAGGGCGGCGGCGGCGCGCTGGCGAGACAAACCCCGACCCTGCCCAAAACAAGACGCTTCACGAGCAGCACCTTGCATTTTTTGCTTTTCCCGGCGAGGTGTTGTCCCCATCTTCAGCCGAGACGCCGTTTCGCAGGGAGCCCCGCTTGTCCTCCCCCCGCCCGCCCCCGCGCCGCCCCTCCGGCCCCCGCTCCTTTTGGGAGGGGACGAGGCGCTGGCTGTTGCTCAGTCGCCTGTTTTTGGTCTGGGAACGCCTGTGCGCCGCCTTCTGGCCGCTGGCCTCGGTCCTGGGGGGGCTGCTGGCCCTGGCCCTGGCGGGCCTGCCCGCCTGGATGCCGGCCTGGGGCCATGCCCTGGTCTTGATGATCGGCGTCGCCTTGATCCTCGCCACGACAGGAGCCGGGTTGCGGCGCTTTCGCTGGCCCAGCCCGCACGAGGCGCGCCGACGCCTCGAGGCCGGCGCCACGGAGCGGGTGCTGACCGCCGCCACCGACCGTCTTGCCCTTGGAGACGCCGATCCCCTGACCCGGGCCCTGTGGGCCCGCCACCGCCGCCGAGCCCGCGCCGCCGCCGCCCGGTTGCGCCCGCGGCCGCCCGATCCCGTGGTCGCTGCCCGGGACCCGCGGGCGCTGCGCTTTATTCCGGTGCTGCTGCTGGTGGTGGGGGCGGTTCTGGGAGCCGGGGATCCGGGCTCCCGCCTGCTGGCTTTCTTGTCCCCGCGCCTGGGCAACGGCGAGGGCCGGCCCATCGCCCGGGTCTGGCTGACGGGGCCGGCCTGGGGCTGCCAGCGCCGACCCCGGACGAGGTGGTGGACCGTCTGCGAACCCTGCGGGCCGCCCTGGCCGATGGAGCGTTGACGCAAGAGCAGTTCGCGGCCGAGCGTCTGGCAATCTTGGATGCCTTGCTGCCGGCCCAGCCTCGCGAGCGGGCCCGCCTGATGCCGCCGCCGACCTTACCGGCGGAGGGACAGGTTGCCGAGGATCGGGTACGGGCCATGCGCGCCGCCGGACTGGTTTCTCCGGCCGATCTTGGGGCCGAGACTGCCGCGATCCAACGCAGCCTACGGGCCGCTGTGCCCAAGCCGGCCACCGCGGCGCGACCGGCGACGGCGGGGGAACGTGCCGCCAACGGGGTTCATCTGGCGTCGTATAAGTCGGAAGCGGCGGCGCGGGAGGCCTGGAAGGACTTGACCCGGCGCTTTCCCACCCTTCAGGGCTTGTCGCCGCGGGTCGTTCAGACCGATTTGGGGGCCAAGGGCGTGTTCATGCGGCTGGAGGCCGGGCCGGTCAGTTCGCCGCAGGCCTTGTGCCAGAGCCTGAAGCAGGCAGGGCAGTACTGCGCGCCGGTTGCGCTGTAGCGGCAGTAAAACAAGAAAGGCTGGGGAGGCGTGGCCTCCCCAAACCCCTCCTTTCCAGGGCTTCGTTTACCCGAACACTACTTTGGGCAACCACGTGGCGCCCTGAGGGAAGAGGGCCAGCAAGCCCAAGGCGAGAATCTGGATCAAAATGAACGGCACCACGCCGCGATAGATGTGCATGGTACTGATCTCGGGCGGTGCCACGCCGCGCAGGTAGAACAGGGCAAAGCCGAACGGGGGCGTCAGGAAGGAGGTCTGAAGGTTCATGGCCATCATCACGCCCAGCCAGACCGGATCGAGGCCCATCTTCAACAGCACCGGCCCGACAATGGGCACGACCACGAAGATGATCTCGATGAAGTCGAGGAAGAAGCCCATGATGAACATCACCAGCATGACCACCAGCATGGCGCCGACAACGCCGCCCGGCAGGTCGCTCAGGAACTGATGCACCATGGCCTCGCCGCCCAGTCCCCGGAAGACCAGGGAGAACAGGCCCGCGCCAATGACGATGACAAACACCATCGACGAAATCTGGGCCGTGGACCGCGACACCTCCCACAGCACGCCCGACGCCGACAACCGGCGCAAGGACACAACAAGACCCCAGACCACCGCCAGCAGGCCGAGAGTCGCCAGGACAAGGCCCAAGCCATCCGCAAAGCCAATCACCGTGCGGTTGATGCGCAGGTCGAACATCTGCACCATGACCAAAACCAGCACCAAGCCCAGGCCAGCGGCGTGAATGGGCAAGGGCGAGGCGTTCGCGTCGCTGCGCAGGCCGCCCAGCAGCAAGGCGCCGACCGCGCCCAGGGCCGCCGCTTCGGTGGGGGTGGCAACGCCCGCCAGAATGGAGCCCAGCACGGCGACAATGAGCAAAACCGGCGCCAGTAGAGCCTTGGCAAGGCGCAGCAGGGTTTGGCCCAGCGCCACCTTCTCGCCCTCGCTCGGCATGGCCGGGGCGCACGAAGGCCGCAACCAAGCGATCACGATCACATAGAGCATGTACAACCCGACCAGCGCGAGGCCGGGGATCAAGGCGCCGGCGAACAGGTCGCCCACGCTGACCGGATCGGGGGACCAGTTGCCCAGCGCGCGCTGGGCGTCGCCATAGGCGTTGGAAATCTGGTCGCCCAGCAGCACCAAAACGATGGAGGGCGGGATGATCTGGCCCAAGGTGCCAGCGGCGCAGATGGTGCCGCAGGTCAGGGCCGGGTCATAGCCGCGGCGCAGCATGGTGGGCAGGGACAGCAAGCCCATGGTCACCACGGTGGCGCCCACGATGCCCGTGGATGCCGCCAGCAAGGCGCCGACCACGCACACCGAGAGGCCCAACCCGCCGCGCAGCGACCCGAACAGGCGGCCCATGCTCTCTAACAGGTCCTCGGCCACCTTGGAGCGTTCGAGCATCACGCCCATGAACACGAACAACGGTGCGGCAATGAGCACGTCGTTGGTCATGGTGCCGAAAATGCGCTGGGGCATGGCCATGAGGAAGGCCGTGTCAAAGGCGCCGATACCCGCGCCCGCCAAGCCAAACAGCAAGGCCACACCGGCCAGAGTGAAGGCCACCGGGAACCCGGCGATGAGGAAGCCACAGGTCGCGGCAAACATCGCGAGGGCGTACAGTTCCTTGGCAAAAAGGCTCATGCGTGGTGCTCCCGCCGGGGGCCGAAGGCGGTATCAAGGCCCAGGAGAGTCAGCAGCGCACGCGCTCCTTTCGAGACACCTTGCACGATCAACAAGCCGGCAAAAATCAAGATGCTGGTTTTCAGCAAATAAATCCCCGGGATGCCGCTGGTCTCCTTGGATCCCTCGTGGACCGCCCACGCATTGGCCACATAAGGCCACGAGACATAGAGGACCAAAATACAAAACGGGAAGAGGAAGAAGACCGTGCCCAGAAGGTCAATCAGCGCTTTGCGCCGCCGACTGGCCTCGCGGTAAAAGATATCGACGCGCACGTGGCCGTCCATCAGCAAGGTATAGCCCGCCCCGACCATGAAAATCACGGCGTGCATGTACAAAACCGATTCCTGGAGCCAAATGAAGCCCAGACCGTACACATAGCGCAAGACCACGACAAGGAACTGGACCAGCACCATCACTAGCGCCAGTCCGGTGACAAGGCGCCCGACGGCCAAATTGAGGGCGTCAAGGGCACAGGAGAGGCGATATAAAGCACCCACCGAAGCCTCCCGGTGTGACAAGAGAAGAAAAAAACAGGAAAAAAGAGCGCCTTTCAGGAACGGAGGGGTCTGGGGAGGCTTGCCTCCCCAGCCTTCCTTTCCTCTGGCCTTTTAGTACTCGAACGGCAAGGCCCGAGCGTTAAAGTAAGCCTGATCAGCCAACCGGCCCCACTCCACCATCTTCTTGCGGAACGCCAGGAAGCTCTCGTACACCTTGGTGGTCATGGGATCAGCGGCTGCGACCTCGCGCACCACATCGCCCGACAGCTTGCCAATCTGGCGGATCGCCTCGTCGGGGAACAGGCGGTGCTGGACCTTGTGATCATTGACCAAGGTGCGCAGGGCGTCGGCGTTGCGGGCGTTGAACTCGGCCAAGCCGTAGTCGTTTTCCGCGCCACAAGCCGCTTCCATGATGGCCTTGTCTTCGGCCGACAACGAGTTCCAGAAATCGAGGTTGAAACCGGCCGAGATCGTGGCGCCCGGTTCGTGGAAGCCCGGCGAGTAGTAGTACTTGGCCACTTTGTAGAACCCGAAGGCCAAGTCGTTCCATGGGCCGACCCACTCGGTGGCGTCGATGGCCCCGGATTGCAGGGCCGGGAAGATCTCGCCGCCCGGCAGGTTGACCACCGCCGCGCCCAGACGCCGCATCACCTCGCCGCCCAGACCGGGCATGCGGATCTTCAGGCCCTTGAAGTCTTCCAGCGTGTTGATTTCTCGATTGTACCAGCCGCCCATCTGAACGCCGGTGTTGCTGGCGGCAAAGCCCTTGACCTTAAAGCCCGCCGCCAGTTCGTCCCACAGAGCCTGTCCACCGCCATGGTACAGCCATGCGTTGATCTCGGGACCGGTCAGGCCAAAAGGCACGTTCGAGAAAAAGTTGAAGGCTTTCGATTTGCCTTGCCAATAGTATTCCGAGCCGTGGTACATCTCGGCGGTGCCGCTGGACACGGCGTCGAAGGCCTCGAAGGCTGGGACCAGTTCGCCCGCCGCGAAGACCTTGACCGTGAACCGGCCTCCGGTCATGCGCGCGATGCGCTGGCCCAGTCGTTCGGCGGCGGTGCCCAGACCAGGGAAGTTCTTGGGCCACGCGGTGACCATTTTCAGTTCCCGGGTCCCCTGGGCCAGGGCCGGCCGGGGGAAGCTGCTGGCGGCGGCGACGGCGCCGGCCGCCGCTGCGCCACTCAGAAAGTCGCGGCGTTTCATGGGCGGATGTCTCCCTTTCGCTTTTTCGCGCGTCGCTTCCCTTCAAGGGAAGGCCCAGCGCGGCTGGCGAGTATGGGGGGGCTGGCCCCAAGAGGCAATCCCGCGACCGTTAGAAAAAAAGCAAGGCTGGGGAGGCGGGGCCTCCCCAGACCCCACGCTCATACGGGCTCTTCCCGTAAAGGAGGCCTCAGGAATCGAGGGGTCTGGGGAGGCCCCGCCTCCCCAGCCTTGCCTTCCATCACCCAGCGGTCTCCAGGTCCTCGAACGGCACCCAGCCCTGTCGGCTGAACGCTTCCAGGGGTTGAAAGCGTTCCTTGTAGGCCATCTTCGGACTGTTGGCGATCCAGTAGCCCAGATACACATAATCCAGGCCCTGGCGCAGGGTTTCCTCGATCAGCCAAAGGACAATCCACGTCCCCAAGGAGCGCTGAGGCGGCAAGGTGGTATCGAAAAACGAATAAACCGCCGACAGCCCATCCGAGAGATGGTCGATGAGACAGGCCGCCTTGAGGACCCCCGCCGGATCGCGGAACTCGGCGAGGGCCGTGCGGATCGGGCTATCCTCGATCATCGAGCGGTAATCAAAAAAGCCCATCAGGGCCATGTCGCTGTCGCCGTGGCGCGCGTGCTGGTACTGGGAGAACAGGTGGAACTGCTCGACGTTGGCCCGGGCCGGGATGAGACGCCCGCTCAGGTCGGCGTTGGCCGCCCAAACCTTGCGCAAAGTTCGCCGCTGTACGAAGTCATGCGAACGGATGCGCACAGGAACACAGGCCTCACAGCCCGCACAGACCGGGGCGTAGGCGATGGTGTGGCTGCGCCGGAAGCCCGCCCGCGACAAGGATTCGTGCAGCGGTTCGGCCTCCGATCCGGTCAGGTCGGTGACAACCTTGCGCTCCATCCGGCCCGGGAGATAGGGGCACGGCATGGGCGCCGTCGTAAAGAAAAAATGGGGACGATGGATGGGTCCCTGGTCCATGGTCTTTTGTGCCTTTTCCCAAACCGGCGTCCCCCTCGCCTGGAGACGGGGGTGTTCTGTTCCCGTTTTGCCAAAATCGGGAACGATTCGGGGAGGGCCCGTCTCCTCCCCCGCGCCCGGGTTTCCCCCTCGGAGCGACACGCCTAAAGCTGATTCGACTTCGGCACGGTCAGAATGCTAGGCGGGCGGGTCTGCGGCGCTCCGCTCGGCGCGCCGGCTCCTGAGGGGGCAGCCCCCGGGCCGTTGTCCTTGTACAGCTCCCGGTCGCGCAACAATGTGATGGTGATGCGACGGTTCCGGGCATTGGCCTTGTCTTCCGGCAGCAGCGGTTCGGTGTCCGCCTTGCCTTCGACTCGGTTGATTCTGCTTTCTCCCAAGCCAGTTGCCAGCAAGGCGCGGCGGCTGGCCAAGGCTCGGTCGGCTGAGAGTTCCCAGTTACCATAGCCGGAGGGATCAGCATAGGGGGTGGCATCGGTGTGCCCGGCGATGGCCACCTGATTGGGGAGGTCAGCAATGGACTTGGACACCAAGCCCATCAACTCGCGGGTATGGGGCAACAGGCGGCTGGAGCCGCTCGGGAACATGGACACGCCGTCTTGATCGACAATCTGAATGCGCAGGCCTTCGGGGGTATTGTCCACCAACAGGCTATCAGCCAGGGCCTTCAAGGCGGGCACAGCCTGGATGGCTTGTTTGAGGTCGGCGGCGGCCTTTTGGAATTCCTGATCCTGGCGCTTTTCGGCGGCGGCATCGCTTGGCGGCCGCGCTGCTCCTTGCCTTGGTCGCCTTGCTGTCCTTGCTGCCCTTTCTGGCCCTGGCCGCCCTGGGGCTTGCCGGTGCCGGTGCCGGGTTGGGTCCCGTCCGCGCCCATGCCGCCATCGGCGCCAGCGCCTTCGCCGGCATCGGCGTCGGGTTCGCCGCGGCGCGGGGTGTCGGCGTCGGTTTCGGTTTTTTCCTGGCCCTCGTTGGCGTCGCTAAAGTCGCTGCCGCCCGCGCCAATCGTGGGCGGGGGCAAGATAAGCTGGACGGTGGGAGAACTGGACTTGGATTGCATGGCGCCTTCCCCCAGGACCTGTCCGCCGAGCAGGCCGCCGGCGCCGCTGGGGTTTTGGGAGACGGCGGTGGGCGCAAAGTAGTTTGAGATACCGACCAACTGCTCCTCAGTGACTGAATTGAGCAGCCAGAGTAGCAGGAAGAAGGCCATCATGGCCGTCACGAAGTCGGCGTAGGCCACTTTCCAGGCGCCGCCATGCGCGGCATGACCGCCTTTTTTGACCCGCTTGATGATGATCGGCTGTTCGGCCACGGGGCTCGGCTCCTGGATTGATCGGGGGACCCTTGCCTTAGTCGGTCAGATTCGTGACCGTATCTTCAACCTCGGCGAAGGAGGGCTTGACCGAGGGGGGCAAAGTCTTGCGGGCGAATTCGATGGACACCTGAGGGGCATAACCCTGCATGTGGGCCAAAATGGCCGACTTCATGCACTGGAGGTACACGGTGTCGCTGTTGTGGACCGCCTCGATGGCCCGGGAAAAGGGTGCGAAGAAGCCATAGGAGAACAGCACACCGCAGAAGGTGCCGACGAGGGCGGCGCCGATCAGGTGACCCAGCACTTCCGGCGGCTCGGTGATCGAGCCCATGGTGTGGATCACGCCCAGCACCGCCGCGACGATACCCAGGGCGGGCATGGCGTCGGCCATGTCGTTCACGGCCTTGGAGATGGCGTGGTTTTCCGCATGATGGCTGTCGATTTCCGCGTCAATGATCGACTCCATTTCATGGGCGTTGTTGGTGCCCAGGGTCAGAAGGCGCAGATAGTCGCAGAGGAACTCGACGTTGTGGTGGTCATGGGAAACGTTGGGGAACTTTTGGAAGATCGGGCTCTCCTCGGGCTTTTCCACGTGGCTTTCGAGCGCCAAGTCACCTTTGGTTTTCGCGAGGCGAAACAGGGTGTATAAAAGCGAGAGAAGTTCCAGATAACTGGTCTTGTTGTGCCGGGGCCCCTTGAGCATGGGGCCCAAGGCCTTGGCTGTCCCGGAGAGGACCGTCTTGGTATTGCCGATAACGAACGATCCGGCTGCCGCGCCGAGAATGATCATGAATTCGAAGGGCTGCCAGAGCACGCCCATGTGGCCGCCGCCGAGCAGATACCCGCCCATCACGCTGCCGAGAACAATGATGGTGCCTATGATGATGAGCATTGTTGCACCGTGCAGACCGACCCGATGGATACCACGACCAGACATGGTCACTCTGTCATCTTAAGTACAGCGCTCTGCCCACATTCTCCAGCACAAAAAGAGCTTGACCCGTAACGATCGCGACCAACATCTCCAACGGGCCCTTTGCATCCTGCAACGAAAGCCCCGTCCCCTTTTCGGGAGTCTCCCCTCATGAGCGTTGATTCTTCGGTGTTTCGCAAGACCTTAGGGTGCTTTGCCTCGGGTGTGACCGTAGTCACGGCCCGAACGAAGGAAGGGATGCCGGCCGGCGTGACCGTGAGTGCTTTTTCTTCCCTGTCCCTCGATCCTCCGCTGGTGTTGTTTTGTCTTGGCCGGAGCAATACCCAGATTGATGCCTTCACCAGCGGCCCCTTGTGCGTGTCCATTCTCTCCTCTGAGCAGCGTGACGTGTCTTCACGCTTTGCCACCAAGGGAATCGACCGCTTTGCTCAGGGGGATCTTGAGGAGACGGACACCGGAATTCTGGCGCCCAAGGGAGCGTTGGCGCGTTTGGAGTGTACCGTTCACCAGGTGGTGGAAGGGGGAGATCACCTGATCATCGTGGCGCTCGTCGAAAAGGCCACATGGAGTGCCGAACATCGCCCCTTGGTTTACTTCCAGGGCGCCTATCAGGACATTCGCCCCGCGCCGTAATGTCTTTTTCGCAGGCCCGAGGGGTCTGGGGAGGCAGCACCTCCCCAGCCTTCTTTTTCTGGCTTGCTTCTCAGAGCATATTGAGGATCACGGTCTTCTTGTGGGTGAAGTGTTCCAGCATCGATTCCAAGGTGGCTTCCTTGCCCAACCCCGACGTCTTGACGCCGCCATAGGACAAGTTCGGCTGGACGACGAGGTTCTGGTTGACCTGCACGAAGCCAGCCTCCAGGCGCCGGGTCGCCTCCAGGGCCTTTTGCAAGTTGTTGGTCCACACCGTGGCGGCAAGGCCGAAGGGGCTGTCGTTGGCCGCCTCGATGACCGCATCGAAGTCAGTCCATTTGAACAGGCAGACCACCGGGCCGAAGACCTCTTCGCGGGCCGGKGGCGCGTCGGGCGCGATGTCGGTGAAAATCACCGGGCGCAGGAACAAGCCCTTGGCCAGGGCTGGATCGGTGGGCAGGCCCGAGCATTCGGTGGTGGTGGCGCCGCTGGCCCGACCTTTGGCGATATAGTCCTGGATGCGGGCGAACTGCTCGGGCGAGATCACGGTGCCGATGTCGGTGCGTTCATCCAGGGGGTCCCCCATCGCCAGGGCATCCACCCGCGCGCGCAGCCGTTCGAAGAAGGCATCGAACAGGTCGGCATGGACATAAATGCGGCTTGATGCCGTGCAGCTCTGGCCTTGGCGGGTGAAGCGCATGCCAGCCACGGCGCCGTCCACCGCGCGTTCCAGATCGGCGTCGGCCAGCACGATCATCGGGCTCTTGCCGCCCAGTTCCAGCGTGACCGGGATCAGCTTTTCCGCCGCCGTCTTGTAAACGATGCGTCCGGTTTCCACCGAGCCGGTGAACGTCACCTTGCGCACGTCGGGGTGGGAAACCAAGGGCGCTCCGGCGCCGGGACCGTCGCCCGAAACGATGTTGAACACCCCAGGCGGCAGCAAGGCGTTGAGGATCTGGCAGACCCGCAGCA is a window of Pararhodospirillum photometricum DSM 122 DNA encoding:
- a CDS encoding arginyltransferase, whose amino-acid sequence is MDQGPIHRPHFFFTTAPMPCPYLPGRMERKVVTDLTGSEAEPLHESLSRAGFRRSHTIAYAPVCAGCEACVPVRIRSHDFVQRRTLRKVWAANADLSGRLIPARANVEQFHLFSQYQHARHGDSDMALMGFFDYRSMIEDSPIRTALAEFRDPAGVLKAACLIDHLSDGLSAVYSFFDTTLPPQRSLGTWIVLWLIEETLRQGLDYVYLGYWIANSPKMAYKERFQPLEAFSRQGWVPFEDLETAG
- a CDS encoding OmpA family protein; protein product: MPALKALADSLLVDNTPEGLRIQIVDQDGVSMFPSGSSRLLPHTRELMGLVSKSIADLPNQVAIAGHTDATPYADPSGYGNWELSADRALASRRALLATGLGESRINRVEGKADTEPLLPEDKANARNRRITITLLRDRELYKDNGPGAAPSGAGAPSGAPQTRPPSILTVPKSNQL
- a CDS encoding flagellar motor protein MotB; amino-acid sequence: MAEQPIIIKRVKKGGHAAHGGAWKVAYADFVTAMMAFFLLLWLLNSVTEEQLVGISNYFAPTAVSQNPSGAGGLLGGQVLGEGAMQSKSSSPTVQLILPPPTIGAGGSDFSDANEGQEKTETDADTPRRGEPDADAGEGAGADGGMGADGTQPGTGTGKPQGGQGQKGQQGQQGDQGKEQRGRQAMPPPKSARIRNSKRPPPTSNKPSRLCPP
- the motA gene encoding flagellar motor stator protein MotA; protein product: MLIIIGTIIVLGSVMGGYLLGGGHMGVLWQPFEFMIILGAAAGSFVIGNTKTVLSGTAKALGPMLKGPRHNKTSYLELLSLLYTLFRLAKTKGDLALESHVEKPEESPIFQKFPNVSHDHHNVEFLCDYLRLLTLGTNNAHEMESIIDAEIDSHHAENHAISKAVNDMADAMPALGIVAAVLGVIHTMGSITEPPEVLGHLIGAALVGTFCGVLFSYGFFAPFSRAIEAVHNSDTVYLQCMKSAILAHMQGYAPQVSIEFARKTLPPSVKPSFAEVEDTVTNLTD
- a CDS encoding flavin reductase family protein — encoded protein: MSVDSSVFRKTLGCFASGVTVVTARTKEGMPAGVTVSAFSSLSLDPPLVLFCLGRSNTQIDAFTSGPLCVSILSSEQRDVSSRFATKGIDRFAQGDLEETDTGILAPKGALARLECTVHQVVEGGDHLIIVALVEKATWSAEHRPLVYFQGAYQDIRPAP
- a CDS encoding aldehyde dehydrogenase family protein; the protein is MPSLDPILDPHALARALSGVHLIDGALVAPVEGRCFDVINPATGAVIAQAAEGTAADVDLAVKAAKRAQTAWARRPARERGKLLAECGRRLLLHVEELGRLVALETGKALRTESRVEASVLADMFTFFGGLASELKGESVPFNPDMLTVTLREPLGVVGAIIPWNVPLLLMAMKIAPALVAGNTVVVKSAEEAPLTVLRVCQILNALLPPGVFNIVSGDGPGAGAPLVSHPDVRKVTFTGSVETGRIVYKTAAEKLIPVTLELGGKSPMIVLADADLERAVDGAVAGMRFTRQGQSCTASSRIYVHADLFDAFFERLRARVDALAMGDPLDERTDIGTVISPEQFARIQDYIAKGRASGATTTECSGLPTDPALAKGLFLRPVIFTDIAPDAPPAREEVFGPVVCLFKWTDFDAVIEAANDSPFGLAATVWTNNLQKALEATRRLEAGFVQVNQNLVVQPNLSYGGVKTSGLGKEATLESMLEHFTHKKTVILNML